One Salvelinus namaycush isolate Seneca chromosome 4, SaNama_1.0, whole genome shotgun sequence genomic window carries:
- the LOC120046809 gene encoding protein phosphatase 1B-like isoform X2 yields MGAFLDKPKTEKHNAHGEGNGLRYGLSSMQGWRVEMEDAHTATVGLPQGLDNWSFFAVYDGHAGSRVANYASKHLLGHIITHSMGPPGPEGVTPAPAPAVEMVKMGIRTGFLKIDEHMRNFSDLRNGMDRSGSTAVAVLLSPEHLYFINCGDSRAVLYRNAHVCFSTLDHKPCNPREKERIQNAGGSVMIQRVNGSLAVSRALGDYDYKCVDGKGATEQLVSPEPEVFEIERALEDEFVVLACDGIWDVMTNEELCKFVKSRLEVSHDLEKVCNQLLDTCLHKGSRDNMSVVLVCLPNCPKVSEEAVKKDTELDKFLESRVEEIIEKAGEEGIPDLVTVMRNLSSESIPNLPPGGGLASKME; encoded by the exons ATGGGGGCGTTCCTGGACAAGCCCAAGACTGAGAAGCACAACGCCCACGGCGAGGGCAATGGTCTCCGTTATGGCCTGAGCAGCATGCAGGGCTGGCGGGTGGAGATGGAAGACGCCCACACCGCCACGGTGGGTCTACCCCAGGGCCTGGACAACTGGTCCTTCTTCGCTGTCTACGACGGCCACGCCGGCTCCCGCGTGGCTAACTATGCCTCTAAACACCTCCTGGGGCACATCATAACCCACAGCATGGGTCCCCCGGGCCCTGAGGGTGTCACCCCAGCACCTGCACCCGCCGTGGAGATGGTGAAGATGGGGATCCGCACCGGCTTCCTGAAGATCGATGAGCACATGAGGAACTTCTCTGACCTGCGTAACGGCATGGACCGCAGCGGCTCGACGGCCGTGGCCGTGCTGCTCTCTCCAGAGCACCTGTACTTCATCAACTGTGGTGACTCACGGGCCGTGCTCTACCGCAACGCGCATGTCTGCTTCTCCACGCTGGACCACAAGCCCTGCAACCcacgggagaaggagaggatccAGAACGCAGGCGGCTCCGTAATGATCCAGAGGGTGAATGGTTCCCTGGCCGTGTCCCGGGCCCTGGGAGACTACGACTACAAGTGTGTGGATGGGAAGGGTGCCACGGAGCAGCTGGTGTCCCCAGAACCCGAGGTGTTTGAGATCGAGAGGGCCCTAGAGGATGAGTTTGTGGTGCTGGCCTGTGACGGTATCTGGGACGTGATGACCAACGAGGAGCTGTGTAAGTTTGTCAAGTCCCGTCTGGAGGTGTCCCACGACCTGGAGAAGGTCTGCAACCAGTTGCTGGACACCTGCCTGCACAAG GGAAGTCGGGATAACATGAGTGTTGTTTTGGTGTGTTTGCCAAACTGCCCTAAAGTGTCAGAGGAGGCGGTGAAGAAAGATACAGAGCTGGATAAGTTTCTGGAGTCTCGCGTGGAAG agaTCATAGAGAaggcaggagaggagggtatTCCTGACCTGGTGACGGTCATGAGAAACTTGTCCTCAGAGAGCATCCCCAACCTGCCACCAGGGGGAGGCCTCGCCAGCAA AATGGAGTAG
- the LOC120046809 gene encoding protein phosphatase 1B-like isoform X3: MGAFLDKPKTEKHNAHGEGNGLRYGLSSMQGWRVEMEDAHTATVGLPQGLDNWSFFAVYDGHAGSRVANYASKHLLGHIITHSMGPPGPEGVTPAPAPAVEMVKMGIRTGFLKIDEHMRNFSDLRNGMDRSGSTAVAVLLSPEHLYFINCGDSRAVLYRNAHVCFSTLDHKPCNPREKERIQNAGGSVMIQRVNGSLAVSRALGDYDYKCVDGKGATEQLVSPEPEVFEIERALEDEFVVLACDGIWDVMTNEELCKFVKSRLEVSHDLEKVCNQLLDTCLHKGSRDNMSVVLVCLPNCPKVSEEAVKKDTELDKFLESRVEEIIEKAGEEGIPDLVTVMRNLSSESIPNLPPGGGLASK, encoded by the exons ATGGGGGCGTTCCTGGACAAGCCCAAGACTGAGAAGCACAACGCCCACGGCGAGGGCAATGGTCTCCGTTATGGCCTGAGCAGCATGCAGGGCTGGCGGGTGGAGATGGAAGACGCCCACACCGCCACGGTGGGTCTACCCCAGGGCCTGGACAACTGGTCCTTCTTCGCTGTCTACGACGGCCACGCCGGCTCCCGCGTGGCTAACTATGCCTCTAAACACCTCCTGGGGCACATCATAACCCACAGCATGGGTCCCCCGGGCCCTGAGGGTGTCACCCCAGCACCTGCACCCGCCGTGGAGATGGTGAAGATGGGGATCCGCACCGGCTTCCTGAAGATCGATGAGCACATGAGGAACTTCTCTGACCTGCGTAACGGCATGGACCGCAGCGGCTCGACGGCCGTGGCCGTGCTGCTCTCTCCAGAGCACCTGTACTTCATCAACTGTGGTGACTCACGGGCCGTGCTCTACCGCAACGCGCATGTCTGCTTCTCCACGCTGGACCACAAGCCCTGCAACCcacgggagaaggagaggatccAGAACGCAGGCGGCTCCGTAATGATCCAGAGGGTGAATGGTTCCCTGGCCGTGTCCCGGGCCCTGGGAGACTACGACTACAAGTGTGTGGATGGGAAGGGTGCCACGGAGCAGCTGGTGTCCCCAGAACCCGAGGTGTTTGAGATCGAGAGGGCCCTAGAGGATGAGTTTGTGGTGCTGGCCTGTGACGGTATCTGGGACGTGATGACCAACGAGGAGCTGTGTAAGTTTGTCAAGTCCCGTCTGGAGGTGTCCCACGACCTGGAGAAGGTCTGCAACCAGTTGCTGGACACCTGCCTGCACAAG GGAAGTCGGGATAACATGAGTGTTGTTTTGGTGTGTTTGCCAAACTGCCCTAAAGTGTCAGAGGAGGCGGTGAAGAAAGATACAGAGCTGGATAAGTTTCTGGAGTCTCGCGTGGAAG agaTCATAGAGAaggcaggagaggagggtatTCCTGACCTGGTGACGGTCATGAGAAACTTGTCCTCAGAGAGCATCCCCAACCTGCCACCAGGGGGAGGCCTCGCCAGCAAGTAA
- the LOC120046809 gene encoding protein phosphatase 1B-like isoform X5, translated as MGAFLDKPKTEKHNAHGEGNGLRYGLSSMQGWRVEMEDAHTATVGLPQGLDNWSFFAVYDGHAGSRVANYASKHLLGHIITHSMGPPGPEGVTPAPAPAVEMVKMGIRTGFLKIDEHMRNFSDLRNGMDRSGSTAVAVLLSPEHLYFINCGDSRAVLYRNAHVCFSTLDHKPCNPREKERIQNAGGSVMIQRVNGSLAVSRALGDYDYKCVDGKGATEQLVSPEPEVFEIERALEDEFVVLACDGIWDVMTNEELCKFVKSRLEVSHDLEKVCNQLLDTCLHKGSRDNMSVVLVCLPNCPKVSEEAVKKDTELDKFLESRVEEWSRP; from the exons ATGGGGGCGTTCCTGGACAAGCCCAAGACTGAGAAGCACAACGCCCACGGCGAGGGCAATGGTCTCCGTTATGGCCTGAGCAGCATGCAGGGCTGGCGGGTGGAGATGGAAGACGCCCACACCGCCACGGTGGGTCTACCCCAGGGCCTGGACAACTGGTCCTTCTTCGCTGTCTACGACGGCCACGCCGGCTCCCGCGTGGCTAACTATGCCTCTAAACACCTCCTGGGGCACATCATAACCCACAGCATGGGTCCCCCGGGCCCTGAGGGTGTCACCCCAGCACCTGCACCCGCCGTGGAGATGGTGAAGATGGGGATCCGCACCGGCTTCCTGAAGATCGATGAGCACATGAGGAACTTCTCTGACCTGCGTAACGGCATGGACCGCAGCGGCTCGACGGCCGTGGCCGTGCTGCTCTCTCCAGAGCACCTGTACTTCATCAACTGTGGTGACTCACGGGCCGTGCTCTACCGCAACGCGCATGTCTGCTTCTCCACGCTGGACCACAAGCCCTGCAACCcacgggagaaggagaggatccAGAACGCAGGCGGCTCCGTAATGATCCAGAGGGTGAATGGTTCCCTGGCCGTGTCCCGGGCCCTGGGAGACTACGACTACAAGTGTGTGGATGGGAAGGGTGCCACGGAGCAGCTGGTGTCCCCAGAACCCGAGGTGTTTGAGATCGAGAGGGCCCTAGAGGATGAGTTTGTGGTGCTGGCCTGTGACGGTATCTGGGACGTGATGACCAACGAGGAGCTGTGTAAGTTTGTCAAGTCCCGTCTGGAGGTGTCCCACGACCTGGAGAAGGTCTGCAACCAGTTGCTGGACACCTGCCTGCACAAG GGAAGTCGGGATAACATGAGTGTTGTTTTGGTGTGTTTGCCAAACTGCCCTAAAGTGTCAGAGGAGGCGGTGAAGAAAGATACAGAGCTGGATAAGTTTCTGGAGTCTCGCGTGGAAG AATGGAGTAGACCTTGA
- the LOC120046809 gene encoding protein phosphatase 1B-like isoform X1, whose product MGAFLDKPKTEKHNAHGEGNGLRYGLSSMQGWRVEMEDAHTATVGLPQGLDNWSFFAVYDGHAGSRVANYASKHLLGHIITHSMGPPGPEGVTPAPAPAVEMVKMGIRTGFLKIDEHMRNFSDLRNGMDRSGSTAVAVLLSPEHLYFINCGDSRAVLYRNAHVCFSTLDHKPCNPREKERIQNAGGSVMIQRVNGSLAVSRALGDYDYKCVDGKGATEQLVSPEPEVFEIERALEDEFVVLACDGIWDVMTNEELCKFVKSRLEVSHDLEKVCNQLLDTCLHKGSRDNMSVVLVCLPNCPKVSEEAVKKDTELDKFLESRVEEIIEKAGEEGIPDLVTVMRNLSSESIPNLPPGGGLASKHSVMEAVYKRLNPHREVDGNGVDLEDPW is encoded by the exons ATGGGGGCGTTCCTGGACAAGCCCAAGACTGAGAAGCACAACGCCCACGGCGAGGGCAATGGTCTCCGTTATGGCCTGAGCAGCATGCAGGGCTGGCGGGTGGAGATGGAAGACGCCCACACCGCCACGGTGGGTCTACCCCAGGGCCTGGACAACTGGTCCTTCTTCGCTGTCTACGACGGCCACGCCGGCTCCCGCGTGGCTAACTATGCCTCTAAACACCTCCTGGGGCACATCATAACCCACAGCATGGGTCCCCCGGGCCCTGAGGGTGTCACCCCAGCACCTGCACCCGCCGTGGAGATGGTGAAGATGGGGATCCGCACCGGCTTCCTGAAGATCGATGAGCACATGAGGAACTTCTCTGACCTGCGTAACGGCATGGACCGCAGCGGCTCGACGGCCGTGGCCGTGCTGCTCTCTCCAGAGCACCTGTACTTCATCAACTGTGGTGACTCACGGGCCGTGCTCTACCGCAACGCGCATGTCTGCTTCTCCACGCTGGACCACAAGCCCTGCAACCcacgggagaaggagaggatccAGAACGCAGGCGGCTCCGTAATGATCCAGAGGGTGAATGGTTCCCTGGCCGTGTCCCGGGCCCTGGGAGACTACGACTACAAGTGTGTGGATGGGAAGGGTGCCACGGAGCAGCTGGTGTCCCCAGAACCCGAGGTGTTTGAGATCGAGAGGGCCCTAGAGGATGAGTTTGTGGTGCTGGCCTGTGACGGTATCTGGGACGTGATGACCAACGAGGAGCTGTGTAAGTTTGTCAAGTCCCGTCTGGAGGTGTCCCACGACCTGGAGAAGGTCTGCAACCAGTTGCTGGACACCTGCCTGCACAAG GGAAGTCGGGATAACATGAGTGTTGTTTTGGTGTGTTTGCCAAACTGCCCTAAAGTGTCAGAGGAGGCGGTGAAGAAAGATACAGAGCTGGATAAGTTTCTGGAGTCTCGCGTGGAAG agaTCATAGAGAaggcaggagaggagggtatTCCTGACCTGGTGACGGTCATGAGAAACTTGTCCTCAGAGAGCATCCCCAACCTGCCACCAGGGGGAGGCCTCGCCAGCAA ACACAGTGTTATGGAAGCAGTGTACAAGCGGCTGAACCCACACAGGGAAGTGGACGGG AATGGAGTAGACCTTGAGGACCCCTGGTAG
- the LOC120046809 gene encoding protein phosphatase 1B-like isoform X4 has product MGAFLDKPKTEKHNAHGEGNGLRYGLSSMQGWRVEMEDAHTATVGLPQGLDNWSFFAVYDGHAGSRVANYASKHLLGHIITHSMGPPGPEGVTPAPAPAVEMVKMGIRTGFLKIDEHMRNFSDLRNGMDRSGSTAVAVLLSPEHLYFINCGDSRAVLYRNAHVCFSTLDHKPCNPREKERIQNAGGSVMIQRVNGSLAVSRALGDYDYKCVDGKGATEQLVSPEPEVFEIERALEDEFVVLACDGIWDVMTNEELCKFVKSRLEVSHDLEKVCNQLLDTCLHKGSRDNMSVVLVCLPNCPKVSEEAVKKDTELDKFLESRVEDTVLWKQCTSG; this is encoded by the exons ATGGGGGCGTTCCTGGACAAGCCCAAGACTGAGAAGCACAACGCCCACGGCGAGGGCAATGGTCTCCGTTATGGCCTGAGCAGCATGCAGGGCTGGCGGGTGGAGATGGAAGACGCCCACACCGCCACGGTGGGTCTACCCCAGGGCCTGGACAACTGGTCCTTCTTCGCTGTCTACGACGGCCACGCCGGCTCCCGCGTGGCTAACTATGCCTCTAAACACCTCCTGGGGCACATCATAACCCACAGCATGGGTCCCCCGGGCCCTGAGGGTGTCACCCCAGCACCTGCACCCGCCGTGGAGATGGTGAAGATGGGGATCCGCACCGGCTTCCTGAAGATCGATGAGCACATGAGGAACTTCTCTGACCTGCGTAACGGCATGGACCGCAGCGGCTCGACGGCCGTGGCCGTGCTGCTCTCTCCAGAGCACCTGTACTTCATCAACTGTGGTGACTCACGGGCCGTGCTCTACCGCAACGCGCATGTCTGCTTCTCCACGCTGGACCACAAGCCCTGCAACCcacgggagaaggagaggatccAGAACGCAGGCGGCTCCGTAATGATCCAGAGGGTGAATGGTTCCCTGGCCGTGTCCCGGGCCCTGGGAGACTACGACTACAAGTGTGTGGATGGGAAGGGTGCCACGGAGCAGCTGGTGTCCCCAGAACCCGAGGTGTTTGAGATCGAGAGGGCCCTAGAGGATGAGTTTGTGGTGCTGGCCTGTGACGGTATCTGGGACGTGATGACCAACGAGGAGCTGTGTAAGTTTGTCAAGTCCCGTCTGGAGGTGTCCCACGACCTGGAGAAGGTCTGCAACCAGTTGCTGGACACCTGCCTGCACAAG GGAAGTCGGGATAACATGAGTGTTGTTTTGGTGTGTTTGCCAAACTGCCCTAAAGTGTCAGAGGAGGCGGTGAAGAAAGATACAGAGCTGGATAAGTTTCTGGAGTCTCGCGTGGAAG ACACAGTGTTATGGAAGCAGTGTACAAGCGGCTGA